A genome region from Eremothecium cymbalariae DBVPG#7215 chromosome 4, complete sequence includes the following:
- the TSC11 gene encoding TORC2 complex subunit TSC11 (similar to Ashbya gossypii ABR214C), translating to MSAELNGIRKRQNKVLETSFVSTRKLQTDEGIVTVQSTPLLSRQRNNTLNSLKQEVRALELELAKVLLRKSEAEKVKQSTTNDIYQGTYSTDHLQRHSIRLKASTQLREISKNIKKLEEQINQLKAKIDAIISLPNNSLSGSPYQQNHQLQEEGDSSEKDQKLSLHKEVTVTSLTSSELGSSGSPPEFEEPGFNEYADLADDYLHYSYYTDDDGNNSAENDTLQDLDSVVAKDVDSNIIKRLALSRPDRKAKEIATATWLFSDYLQSLQDSNASREFILSKANNLVRLLSKNPEIKHEMVFSAFTNTMNSLLLSEDKLITSAGYRICRYLITDDKFIENLMMIRIDAFLVISLSKENSHNMEREQAIKLIREFITYRTGVTQALVQTVISCVERTDDKLRTICIETLLELAILNPDILKQCGGFHILESLLNDSDLQISQLILDTFLSMMNTQDTRSYVEDYCNVSSILSVLSDWQSKSSLNVERIQNSMYMMAQMFKNYNGLIILSKNSFKPLKELLSFLQTPFVARYVLDLIMDILRIKPLDYREDRAHATKLTSSEFPNDSMATNQYLALIVQMLDEAEIVGALVSILLTHRSHEDGGQPKNSILLSKTRHVLSEYLSLAININCWNTSYYSAIHQSLSPIKVTEAFLIENVNVKLNKNRTTLGMPNINTQNTIIDFTKSVIKTTLLTDVDEMTFKKMVFDTKVLQTKDFTQWNWDVLGDLCEGPLRNPRRLEELSRNTKFVRRLLVFYRPFRYRFSAVNNKAANAKQYANVGVQFFSMLVSHNEGLKILMDDNKIIPQIASSLYKSMEGQMPVNKVFGLKEVQHTMCVGYFPIIGALLKTVDGLKILERWNMFTVIYKMFQPNVLAETYLLLMLPQLDLTHSVHCRIIMGKVLIDDRESVRMAATNVLGDMIQNYNSIDHKLEEFMLNLLVGQLYDLSSDVVAIADRILYHYCIKQDLSLGLRPAVTSCLQQLVFIGSPILFDLLAGTTGFNLLSNILYVDNERLAWLQHKNRDYVNKVEEFLENELYYVIKDRTKTSRSLPLHFYQSLAKSEEGINLLEKKGDLLVFSNTIKKFLSDRAKLLDDVIELKSCMWCCGFIGSTKLGIKLLDHYKVVADLVDFAMTDENPGIRFTAFYALGLISKTEEGCEILDEMNWSCSTDVRQHAVGICVPKNITKFLSYPDTSRDVISNENEDWSSTEDDVMEAGFPPLEISQSKLMQFREQSEKDVLADDQELKTLIERKARELKSQNNIEVLVTQFPDDPVSAKIIRLVGKLGNHILANSAIKEITDLEAKFGPSKFETPEMFYAVFNLMAQYRFKPPIRKFLCDLFINKKSLESIMKRDKRKKNRKSIIIHTHTPIYNHYHY from the coding sequence ATGAGCGCGGAACTAAATGGGATTAGAAAACGACAAAACAAGGTTCTTGAGACCTCGTTTGTGTCTACAAGAAAGTTACAAACAGATGAAGGGATAGTAACCGTTCAATCAACGCCGTTGCTTAGTAGGCAGAGAAACAATACATTAAACAGTCTTAAACAGGAGGTTCGTGCTTTAGAGCTTGAATTGGCTAAGGTGTTGTTGCGGAAGAGTGAGGCTGAGAAGGTTAAGCAATCGACGACAAATGATATTTATCAGGGTACTTATTCAACAGATCACTTGCAAAGGCATTCTATCCGCCTAAAGGCCAGTACTCAACTTCGGGAGATCAGcaagaatataaagaagTTAGAGGAACAGataaatcaattaaaaGCCAAGATAGATGCAATTATTTCATTGCCTAATAATAGCCTGTCCGGATCTCCGTATCAGCAGAATCATCAACTACAGGAGGAAGGGGATTCTAGCGAAAAGGACCAGAAGCTGAGTCTACATAAGGAGGTTACGGTAACTTCTCTAACGAGTAGTGAGCTAGGATCATCTGGTTCGCCAcctgaatttgaagaaccGGGATTTAACGAATACGCGGACTTAGCCGATGATTACCTGCATTACTCTTATTATACTGATGACGATGGCAATAACTCTGCAGAAAATGATACACTACAAGATCTTGATTCTGTAGTTGCCAAGGATGTAGACTCGAATATTATCAAGCGACTTGCTTTATCCAGACCGGACAGAAAGGCAAAGGAAATAGCTACCGCCACCTGGTTGTTTAGTGACTATTTGCAGAGTTTACAGGATTCGAACGCTTCGAGAGAATTCATACTATCGAAAGCCAATAATCTCGTTAGATTGTTAAGCAAAAATCCTGAAATCAAACATGAAATGGTGTTTTCAGCATTCACAAACACAATGAACAGTTTGTTACTGTCCGAAGATAAACTTATAACTTCTGCTGGATACAGAATCTGCAGGTATCTGATTACGGATgataaatttattgaaaatttaaTGATGATCAGAATAGATGCATTTTTAGTGATATCTTTATCTAAGGAGAATTCGCATAATATGGAGAGGGAGCAAGCCATCAAATTAATCCGTGAATTCATAACGTATCGCACCGGTGTCACCCAAGCCCTTGTGCAGACTGTAATTAGTTGCGTTGAAAGGACAGATGACAAATTGAGAACAATATGTATCGAAACTCTACTGGAACTTGCGATATTAAATCCcgatatattaaaacaatgTGGTGGTTTCCATATTCTAGAATCATTGTTAAATGATTCTGATTTACAAATCTCACAATTAATCTTGGATACCTTTTTGAGTATGATGAATACACAGGATACAAGGTCATATGTGGAAGATTATTGCAATGTCAGTTCCATCCTCTCTGTACTATCGGATTGGCAGTCTAAATCGTCTTTAAATGTGGAACGGATACAGAATAGCATGTACATGATGGCTCAGATGTTTAAGAACTATAACGGCCTAATTATATTATCGAAAAATTCGTTCAAGCCATTAAAGGAGTTACTTTCCTTCCTGCAGACACCATTTGTAGCACGTTATGTCTTGGATCTAATTATGGATATTCTTCGGATTAAACCTCTGGATTATCGCGAAGACAGGGCCCATGCAACTAAACTTACCTCATCGGAATTTCCAAATGACTCAATGGCTACTAACCAATACTTAGCACTCATCGTCCAGATGCTAGATGAGGCAGAAATTGTAGGGGCTTTGGTATCAATCTTGCTCACTCATCGTTCACATGAAGATGGAGGCCAGCCAAAGAATAGTATCTTACTATCTAAGACGCGTCATGTATTATCAGAATACTTAAGCCTCGCAATTAATATCAACTGTTGGAACACCTCCTATTATTCAGCAATTCATCAAAGTTTAAGTCCCATCAAAGTTACCGAGGCATTTTTGATAGAAAATGTTAATGTAAAACTTAACAAGAATCGTACTACTCTAGGGATGCCGAATATTAATACCCAAAATACTATTATTGACTTCACAAAGTCTGTTATTAAGACTACCTTGTTAACTGATGTTGACGAGATGacttttaaaaagatgGTTTTTGACACTAAGGTTCTTCAAACGAAGGACTTCACTCAATGGAATTGGGACGTGTTAGGGGATTTATGCGAAGGCCCACTGCGCAATCCAAGAAGGTTAGAAGAACTATCTCGGAACACAAAATTTGTTAGAAGGCTTCTTGTGTTCTACAGGCCATTTAGGTATCGATTTTCTGCTGTTAACAATAAAGCAGCAAATGCTAAACAGTATGCAAATGTTGGTGTCCAATTCTTTTCCATGTTAGTTTCACACAATGAAGGTTTAAAAATTCTTATGGATGATAACAAGATTATACCACAGATAGCCAGTTCTTTGTATAAATCTATGGAAGGTCAAATGCCGGTCAACAAAGTATTCGGACTGAAAGAAGTTCAGCATACGATGTGTGTCGGATATTTCCCAATAATTGGTGCTTTATTGAAAACTGTGGACGGCCTTAAAATACTTGAAAGATGGAATATGTTTACGGTTATTTATAAAATGTTCCAACCAAATGTACTTGCAGAAACATACCTGTTGCTTATGTTGCCTCAGCTGGACCTAACCCACAGCGTACACTGTAGAATTATAATGGGAAAAGTATTAATAGATGATAGAGAATCTGTGAGAATGGCAGCTACGAATGTCCTCGGAGATATGATTCAAAACTATAATAGCATTGACCATAAACTAGAGGAATTTATGTTGAATTTACTTGTTGGTCAACTGTATGATTTGTCCAGTGATGTTGTGGCTATTGCAGATCGCATACTCTACCACTATTGCATAAAACAAGATTTATCACTAGGCCTAAGGCCAGCGGTGACCAGCTGTCTGCAACAATTGGTTTTTATAGGGTCCCCTATCTTATTTGACCTTTTGGCAGGAACAACAGGATTTAATTTGCTGAGTAACATTCTATATGTTGATAACGAACGGCTTGCATGGTTGCAACATAAGAACAGAGATTATGTGAATAAGGTAGAggaatttttagaaaacGAACTCTATTATGTTATTAAAGATCGCACCAAAACTTCACGTAGTTTGCCGTTACACTTTTACCAGTCATTAGCCAAGTCTGAGGAGGGCATAAACTTGCTTGAGAAAAAGGGCGATCTTTTGGTCTTTAGCAACAcaataaagaaatttttgtCTGATAGAGCAAAACTTCTTGATGATGTTATTGAATTGAAAAGTTGCATGTGGTGTTGCGGTTTTATTGGGTCTACGAAACTAGGTATAAAGTTGTTAGACCATTACAAGGTTGTAGCAGATCTTGTAGATTTTGCAATGACCGATGAAAACCCAGGTATTCGGTTTACGGCATTTTACGCATTAGGGTTGATTAGCAAGACTGAAGAAGGATGCGAAATACTTGATGAAATGAACTGGTCTTGCAGCACAGACGTCAGACAACATGCAGTGGGAATTTGTGTGCCAAAGAACATCACTAAATTTCTCAGCTATCCAGATACAAGTCGGGATGTTATATCCAATGAAAACGAAGACTGGTCTAGTACTGAAGACGACGTAATGGAAGCTGGTTTTCCGCCTCTTGAGATCTCACAATCTAAGCTGATGCAATTCAGAGAGCAGTCTGAAAAGGACGTCCTTGCAGATGACCAGGAACTGAAAACTCTGATAGAAAGAAAAGCCAGAGAGTTAAAATCCCAAAATAATATAGAGGTCTTGGTTACACAGTTTCCAGACGATCCTGTCTCGGCCAAAATCATCCGGCTAGTAGGTAAACTCGGTAACCACATCCTAGCCAATAGCGCTATTAAAGAAATCACAGATCTCGAAGCTAAATTCGGTCCCTCCAAATTCGAAACGCCTGAAATGTTTTACGCTGTCTTCAACCTGATGGCCCAATACAGATTCAAACCCCCCATCAGAAAGTTTCTTTGTGACCTGTTCATCAATAAGAAGTCACTAGAAAGCATCATGAAGCGagacaaaagaaaaaaaaatagaaaatcCATCATAAtccacacacacacaccTATATATAACCACTACCACTATTAG
- the SHP1 gene encoding protein phosphatase regulator SHP1 (similar to Ashbya gossypii ABR211C) — translation MSDQQIQQFMTLTNCSADVATQFINKSNGDLEDAINKYYASLLEGKEKKSESEAPLRDYRSNASSSVGNANASHPSSAASGKSVSSTGPKKKETPKFRTISQIVKEAQADDEDDDEARHTFAGGETSGLEVTDPNDSNSLIRDLLDKARRGGERGASGDEEQAPGKKAFSGKGYRLGSSVNAVPEVLEDPEQAVPAKPKKVTREITFWKEGFQVSEDGQLYRYDDPANSYYLNELNRGRAPLKLLNVEFGQEVDVNVYKKLDESYKPPKRKYGGFEGSGRRLGSPIPGDAATVENESARKEPSVDVPVSSEPEKVEEPKGDVSVQIRYANGKREIVRCNSTDTIQFLYDHVKKNTDDPRPFNLNQTHPVKPINQLESTIGEQNLCNSVVVQRWV, via the coding sequence ATGTCAGACCAACAAATTCAACAGTTTATGACCCTCACTAACTGCTCTGCAGATGTGGCTACTCAGTTTATTAACAAATCGAATGGtgatttggaagatgcGATAAACAAGTATTACGCAAGTTTGCTAGAAGgtaaagaaaaaaagagtgAGTCTGAGGCACCACTAAGAGATTATCGTTCTAATGCATCAAGCAGTGTTGGAAATGCTAATGCTTCACATCCGtcttctgctgcttctgGTAAATCTGTGAGTTCGACTGGGcccaaaaagaaggaaacgCCAAAGTTTAGGACTATTTCTCAAATTGTAAAGGAAGCGCAagcagatgatgaagacgatgatgagGCAAGACATACTTTTGCCGGTGGGGAAACATCAGGGTTGGAGGTTACCGATCCAAATGACtcaaattctttgattAGAGACTTGCTAGACAAAGCACGGAGAGGCGGGGAACGTGGGGCCAGCGGAGATGAAGAGCAAGCTCCAGGTAAAAAGGCATTTAGTGGCAAGGGCTATCGGTTAGGTTCTTCAGTGAACGCTGTACCCGAAGTTTTAGAGGACCCTGAGCAAGCAGTACCAGCTAAACCTAAAAAGGTCACCAGGGAGATTACATTTTGGAAAGAGGGGTTCCAGGTTAGCGAAGATGGTCAGCTATATCGTTACGACGATCCAGCTAATAGTTACTATCTAAATGAACTAAACCGGGGGAGGGCGCCTTTAAAGTTGTTGAATGTTGAGTTTGGCCAGGAAGTGGATGTTAATGTGTATAAGAAGCTTGATGAGTCGTATAAGCCACCCAAGAGAAAGTATGGAGGGTTTGAAGGCAGTGGACGTAGATTGGGCTCACCAATTCCTGGTGATGCAGCTACAGTGGAAAATGAATCCGCACGTAAAGAACCTAGTGTCGATGTGCCTGTCTCTTCTGAACCAGAAAAAGTGGAGGAGCCCAAGGGGGACGTAAGTGTTCAAATCAGGTATGCTAATGGTAAACGAGAAATAGTGCGTTGCAATTCAACAGATACTATCCAGTTCTTGTACGACCATGTTAAAAAGAACACTGATGATCCTAGACCGTTTAACTTGAACCAAACCCATCCGGTTAAA
- the MET6 gene encoding 5-methyltetrahydropteroyltriglutamate-homocysteine S-methyltransferase (similar to Ashbya gossypii ABR212C): protein MVQSSVLGFPRIGGNRELKKVTEAYWSGKVSEDELLRVGKEIREHNWRLQQDAGVDIIPSNDFSYYDQVLDLSLLFNVIPDQYAQHDLSEIDTLFAMGRGLQRGESEGVAAVDVTALEMVKWFDSNYHYVRPTFSNSTEFRLNGQKPVDEYLEAKELGIETRPVLLGPVSFLHLGKAERESADLDLISLLPNLLQVYVELLQKLAEAGVESVQLDEPVLVLDLPENVQDAYKTAYEAFSNEEGLPKIILTTYFGTVTPNLRAIENLPVDGFHFDFVRNPEQFEEVVDLLNENQTLSVGIVDGRNIWKNDFAKSSEFVRKAIDQLGEDRVIVSTSSSLLHTPVDLENERKLDDEVKDWFSFAAQKLNEVVIIAKNVSGEDVSEELESNAASIAARAASSITHDPSVQERIGQLNQATSTRSSPFEDRLAKQQESLNLPLLPTTTIGSFPQTKDIRVNRNKFNKGEISAEEYENFINSEIEKVIRFQEEVGLDVLVHGEPERNDMVQYFAEKINGYVFTTNAWVQSYGSRYVRPPIIVGDLSRPEAMSVKETVYAQSITTKPVKGILTGPVTCLRWSFPRNDIDQKIQALQLALAIRDEVTDLEAAGIKVIQVDEPALREGLPLRDGQERADYFNWAAEAFRVATSGVSDQTQIHSHFCYSDFDPNHVRALDADVVSIEFSKKDDPNYIAQFQSYPNHIGLGLFDIHSPRVPPKEEFIEKIGTILGSYPPEKFWINPDCGLKTRGWDETSASLHNMVEAAKHFREHYSQDQE, encoded by the coding sequence ATGGTTCAATCGTCTGTGCTAGGGTTTCCAAGAATTGGTGGTAATAgagaattgaagaaggtgaCGGAGGCTTATTGGAGTGGTAAGGTGTCTGAGGATGAGTTGCTCAGGGTTGGTAAAGAGATCAGGGAACACAATTGGAGGTTGCAACAGGACGCTGGTGTTGATATTATCCCATCTAATGATTTTTCGTATTACGATCAGGTGTTGGATTTGTCTTTGTTGTTTAACGTGATTCCCGACCAGTATGCGCAACATGATTTGTCTGAAATTGATACTTTGTTTGCTATGGGGCGTGGTCTACAAAGAGGTGAGAGTGAAGGAGTCGCAGCGGTTGATGTGACTGCGTTGGAGATGGTTAAATGGTTTGATTCTAATTACCATTATGTGAGACCCACATTTTCCAACTCTACTGAATTTCGCTTAAACGGGCAGAAGCCTGTGGATGAATACTTAGAGGCGAAGGAGCTTGGAATTGAGACCAGACCAGTTTTGCTTGGTCCAGTTTCGTTCTTGCACTTGGGTAAAGCTGAGAGGGAGTCTGCTGATTTGGATCTGATATCGTTATTGCCAAATCTATTGCAGGTGTATGTGGAGCTTTTGCAGAAATTGGCTGAGGCAGGCGTAGAATCTGTTCAGTTGGATGAGCCCGTTTTGGTGTTGGATTTGCCGGAGAATGTCCAGGACGCGTATAAGACCGCTTATGAGGCTTTTTCTAATGAAGAAGGGCTCCCAAAAATTATATTGACTACTTATTTTGGTACCGTTACCCCTAACTTGAGAGCCATTGAGAATTTGCCTGTGGATGGTTTCCATTTTGACTTTGTTAGAAACCCAGAGCAATTTGAAGAGGTCGTTgatttgttgaatgaaAATCAAACTTTGTCTGTTGGTATTGTTGACGGTAGAAACATCTGGAAGAATGACTTTGCAAAATCATCCGAATTTGTGAGAAAGGCAATTGACCAATTAGGCGAGGACCGTGTTATTGTCTCCACCTCTTCGTCTCTGCTCCACACCCCAGTTGACCTGGAGAACGAGAGGAAATTAGACGATGAAGTTAAAGattggttttcttttgctgcGCAGAAGCTAAACGAAGTTGTTATTATAGCCAAGAACGTTTCTGGTGAGGATGTTAGTGAGGAGTTAGAATCCAATGCTGCTTCAATTGCTGCAAGGGCCGCCTCTTCTATTACCCACGACCCTTCTGTTCAAGAGAGAATCGGTCAGCTCAACCAAGCTACATCTACTAGATCGTCTCCTTTTGAAGACAGATTGGCAAAACAGCAGGAGTCATTGAACTTGCCATTGCTCCCTACCACCACCATTGGTTCATTCCCACAAACTAAGGACATTAGAGTGAACAGAAACAAGTTTAACAAGGGCGAAATTTCCGCTGAAGAGTATGAGAACTTCATCAACTCTGAAATTGAGAAGGTCATAAGATtccaagaagaagttgGTTTAGATGTTTTGGTTCACGGTGAACCGGAAAGAAATGATATGGTTCAGTACTTTGCTGAGAAGATCAATGGGTACGTGTTCACAACGAATGCTTGGGTTCAATCTTATGGTTCTCGTTACGTCAGACCACCAATTATTGTCGGTGACTTGTCCAGACCAGAAGCTATGTCTGTTAAGGAGACTGTATATGCACAATCAATCACCACAAAACCGGTAAAAGGTATTTTAACCGGCCCTGTTACCTGTTTGAGATGGTCGTTCCCAAGAAATGACATTGACCAAAAGATCCAGGCTTTACAATTGGCGCTTGCCATTAGGGATGAAGTCACCGATTTGGAAGCCGCTGGAATTAAGGTTATCCAGGTTGACGAACCAGCTCTTAGAGAGGGATTGCCTCTAAGAGATGGCCAGGAAAGAGCCGACTACTTCAACTGGGCCGCAGAAGCCTTCAGAGTCGCCACTTCTGGTGTTTCTGACCAAACTCAAATCCACTCTCATTTCTGCTATTCTGACTTCGACCCCAACCACGTTAGAGCCTTGGATGCTGATGTTGTATCCATTGAGTTCTCCAAGAAGGACGATCCAAACTATATTGCTCAGTTCCAATCATATCCAAACCATATCGGTTTGGGATTGTTTGACATCCACTCCCCAAGAGTGCCACCTAAAGAGGAGTTCATTGAAAAGATTGGAACTATCTTAGGCTCCTACCCACCTGAAAAGTTCTGGATTAACCCAGACTGTGGTTTGAAAACCAGAGGATGGGATGAAACAAGTGCTTCTCTACATAACATGGTTGAAGCTGCCAAGCACTTCCGTGAACACTACTCCCAAGACCAAGAGTAA
- the IES5 gene encoding Ies5p (similar to Ashbya gossypii ABR213W), with protein MVSDRKVVKEDMTLEQEYNKLVSRRDELQKQEITLRREFTTLLRKIASITAVLETLEDREILERKLPSKETIAKVPELQYLVDSLQSLDELLLEQVQIPEKLMHSYELFRNTPLLYKDNPNHV; from the coding sequence ATGGTGAGCGATCGAAAGGTGGTTAAAGAGGATATGACGCTAGAACAGGAGTATAATAAGCTGGTTTCAAGGCGAGATGAGTTGCAGAAGCAGGAAATAACACTACGGAGGGAATTTACTACTTTGCTGCGAAAAATTGCTAGTATTACAGCGGTTCTGGAGACATTGGAGGATAGAGAAATCTTGGAACGCAAGTTACCCTCCAAGGAGACAATTGCAAAGGTTCCGGAGTTGCAGTATCTTGTGGATTCGTTGCAGTCGTTAGATGAGTTGCTTTTGGAACAGGTTCAGATTCCTGAGAAGTTGATGCATTCGTATGAACTATTTAGAAACACTCCCCTACTGTACAAAGACAATCCGAATCATGTATGA